A window from Candidatus Zymogenaceae bacterium encodes these proteins:
- the rplD gene encoding 50S ribosomal protein L4, with protein MPKVDVYNGKNESISKVDLSPGVFDTEVKEHLYYDVIKMQLANRRKGNASTKTRSEVRGGGKKPYRQKGTGRARAGTIRSPLWRGGGIIFGPKPRDYSYKVTKKVRKTALRSALTQKFKEGKLLIVDDLGIDEIKTRKFVEVMNSLGFSQALVVVSEPDRNLSLSARNVPGVKVLLAVGLNVFDVLRYDTLVIKKDAVDIIEKALS; from the coding sequence ATGCCGAAGGTTGATGTATATAACGGGAAAAACGAGTCGATCTCAAAGGTGGATCTGAGCCCCGGAGTGTTCGACACCGAGGTCAAGGAACATCTTTACTACGACGTAATCAAGATGCAGCTTGCAAACCGGCGAAAGGGAAACGCCTCGACAAAGACCAGGAGCGAGGTGAGGGGGGGCGGCAAAAAGCCCTATCGCCAGAAGGGAACCGGCAGGGCCAGAGCGGGAACCATCAGGTCTCCATTGTGGCGGGGGGGCGGCATTATATTCGGCCCGAAGCCGAGGGATTACAGCTACAAGGTCACCAAGAAGGTGAGAAAAACCGCCCTGCGATCGGCCCTGACCCAGAAGTTCAAGGAAGGAAAGCTCTTGATCGTGGACGATCTCGGGATCGATGAGATCAAGACCAGGAAATTTGTGGAAGTGATGAACTCCCTCGGATTTTCCCAGGCGCTCGTCGTCGTCTCGGAGCCTGATCGGAACCTTTCCCTTTCGGCCCGAAATGTGCCCGGTGTGAAGGTGCTGCTTGCCGTGGGATTGAATGTCTTTGATGTGCTGCGGTATGACACCCTGGTGATTAAAAAAGATGCGGTCGACATCATCGAGAAGGCGCTGTCATGA
- a CDS encoding 50S ribosomal protein L23 yields MKKYYDIILEPIITEKSNIQKEEAQQVTFKVPVHVTKIQVRQAVEKIFGKKVVDVHTIKMKGKVKRLGRFMGKRPDWKKAIVKLKPGERIDFFEGV; encoded by the coding sequence ATGAAAAAATATTACGATATCATCTTAGAGCCGATCATCACCGAGAAGAGTAACATCCAGAAGGAAGAGGCTCAACAGGTTACGTTCAAAGTGCCGGTACACGTCACCAAGATTCAGGTTCGACAGGCGGTGGAAAAGATCTTCGGAAAGAAGGTGGTGGACGTGCATACGATTAAAATGAAGGGGAAAGTCAAGCGGCTCGGCAGGTTCATGGGCAAGCGTCCCGACTGGAAAAAAGCGATCGTCAAGCTGAAGCCGGGCGAGCGGATCGACTTCTTCGAGGGAGTATAA
- the rplB gene encoding 50S ribosomal protein L2, protein MAVKRYKPTSPGRRFQEVSDFADITKNKPEKSLLAPQRKSGGRNNNGRITMRHRGGGHKRRYRIVDFKRNKWDIPAKVAAVEYDPNRSARIALLHYVDGEKRYILAPEGLSVGDTVQTGQTAEIKPGNTLPLMNIPLGTVIHNIEMKPGKGGQIVRSAGTGAQLMAKEGDYVTLKLPSGEMRMIRRECLATIGEVGNQEHSNISVGKAGRSRWLGRRPKVRGVAMNPIDHPHGGGEGKSSGGRHPVTPWGVPTKGHKTRKNKQTDKYIVKRRK, encoded by the coding sequence ATGGCCGTCAAAAGATACAAGCCCACTTCCCCGGGCAGAAGATTTCAGGAAGTATCGGATTTTGCCGATATCACGAAGAATAAGCCGGAGAAGTCGCTGTTGGCTCCACAGAGAAAGTCAGGCGGCAGAAACAACAACGGGCGCATCACCATGCGTCATCGGGGCGGCGGACACAAGCGTCGGTATCGCATCGTCGATTTCAAGCGCAACAAGTGGGATATTCCGGCCAAGGTTGCCGCGGTTGAATATGACCCGAACAGATCGGCCCGTATCGCGCTGCTTCACTATGTGGACGGCGAAAAGCGATATATCCTCGCCCCCGAGGGGCTTTCCGTGGGCGATACGGTGCAAACGGGCCAGACCGCGGAGATCAAGCCGGGCAATACCCTGCCCCTCATGAACATACCCCTCGGTACGGTCATACATAATATCGAGATGAAGCCGGGAAAGGGGGGGCAGATTGTTCGGTCTGCGGGGACCGGAGCGCAATTGATGGCAAAGGAGGGGGACTATGTCACCCTCAAGCTTCCCTCGGGCGAGATGCGCATGATACGCCGGGAATGTCTTGCCACCATCGGCGAGGTTGGGAACCAAGAACACAGCAATATCAGCGTCGGCAAGGCCGGTCGGTCTCGATGGCTGGGACGCCGCCCGAAGGTTCGGGGCGTTGCCATGAACCCGATAGATCATCCTCATGGCGGCGGAGAGGGAAAGAGCTCCGGCGGCAGACACCCGGTCACACCCTGGGGTGTCCCCACGAAGGGTCACAAAACCAGGAAGAACAAACAGACCGACAAATACATCGTCAAGAGGAGAAAATAA
- the rpsS gene encoding 30S ribosomal protein S19, whose translation MPRSLKKGPFVDDHLMKKVTKAVDTNDRQVIKTWSRRSTIIPEMVGLTIAVHNGKKFIPVFISENMVGYKLGEFSPTRTFYGHAADRKSKVRGKKK comes from the coding sequence ATGCCTCGGTCATTGAAAAAAGGTCCCTTTGTGGACGATCACCTGATGAAAAAGGTCACAAAAGCGGTTGACACAAACGACCGTCAGGTCATCAAGACATGGTCCCGCCGCTCGACCATTATTCCTGAAATGGTGGGTTTGACCATCGCAGTGCATAACGGGAAGAAATTTATCCCGGTATTCATTTCGGAAAACATGGTCGGGTACAAGCTGGGTGAATTTTCACCAACGCGGACCTTTTACGGTCATGCTGCGGACAGGAAGTCCAAGGTTCGGGGCAAAAAGAAATAG
- the rplV gene encoding 50S ribosomal protein L22, with product MEIKAQARYVRMSPFKVRPVADMVRGKDVQEATEVLVLSDKKASNIVKKLLDSAVANANRMIEDKKIDVDLDNLYIRRIFVDEGPTWKRYRPRAMGRYARIFKRTSHITVILDER from the coding sequence ATGGAAATAAAGGCTCAAGCTCGATATGTGCGCATGTCACCTTTCAAGGTGCGTCCCGTGGCAGACATGGTTCGCGGCAAAGACGTCCAGGAAGCCACGGAAGTTCTGGTCCTCAGCGACAAGAAGGCCAGCAACATCGTGAAGAAGCTTCTGGACAGCGCCGTGGCGAACGCAAACAGGATGATAGAGGACAAAAAGATCGACGTCGATCTGGATAACCTGTACATCAGGCGTATCTTCGTTGACGAGGGGCCGACATGGAAGCGATATCGCCCCCGCGCCATGGGGAGATACGCGCGTATCTTCAAGCGGACCAGTCATATAACCGTCATTTTGGATGAACGATAA
- the rpsC gene encoding 30S ribosomal protein S3 has translation MGQKVNPISLRLGIIKDWNSRWFAQKEYKKYLHDDLKIREHIKKKFYHAGISKIEIERAAGKASVNIYTARPGIIIGRKGAEIENIRRDLMRLTGSDVSINIKEIRKPEANAQLIAENIATQLERRVSFRRAMKKSVFTAIKLGVEGVRIACAGRLGGAEMARREWYREGRVPLHTLRADIDYGLAEAKTTYGIIGVKVWVFNGEVISADAKSPI, from the coding sequence GTGGGACAAAAGGTTAATCCCATTTCGCTCAGGCTCGGCATCATCAAGGATTGGAATTCGCGGTGGTTTGCCCAGAAAGAATACAAAAAATATCTGCATGATGACCTGAAAATCAGGGAACACATCAAGAAGAAGTTCTATCATGCAGGGATCTCCAAAATCGAGATAGAACGGGCCGCGGGCAAGGCCTCGGTGAACATCTACACGGCCCGACCCGGGATTATCATCGGTAGAAAGGGCGCCGAGATTGAAAACATCAGGCGGGACCTGATGAGGCTGACCGGCTCTGATGTCAGTATAAACATCAAAGAGATCAGAAAACCGGAGGCGAACGCACAGCTTATCGCGGAAAACATTGCGACCCAGCTCGAGCGGCGGGTGTCCTTTCGAAGGGCGATGAAAAAGAGCGTGTTCACCGCCATCAAACTGGGCGTTGAGGGTGTTCGTATCGCGTGCGCCGGTCGTCTGGGCGGCGCTGAAATGGCCCGGAGGGAATGGTATCGTGAGGGGAGAGTGCCGCTTCACACCCTGAGGGCGGATATCGACTACGGCCTGGCCGAGGCGAAGACCACATACGGCATTATCGGTGTGAAGGTATGGGTGTTCAACGGCGAGGTGATAAGCGCCGATGCAAAGTCGCCGATATAA
- the rplP gene encoding 50S ribosomal protein L16: protein MLMPKKVKYRKRQKGNMNGIRSAGTLVNFGEYGLQAQESGWLTARQIEAARIAMTRKIKRGGKVWIRAFPDKPITKKPAETRMGKGKGNVEGWVCVVRPGRILYEMEGVTEELAREALRLASHKLPIKTRFVSRSTQYEA, encoded by the coding sequence ATGTTAATGCCCAAAAAGGTTAAATACCGAAAACGACAAAAAGGCAACATGAACGGCATCCGCAGCGCCGGCACCCTGGTGAATTTCGGCGAATACGGCCTCCAGGCTCAGGAGTCCGGGTGGCTAACCGCCCGACAGATTGAGGCGGCCCGTATCGCCATGACCAGGAAGATCAAGCGTGGCGGCAAGGTGTGGATCCGGGCATTTCCGGACAAGCCTATTACGAAGAAGCCTGCGGAAACCCGGATGGGCAAAGGCAAGGGCAACGTGGAGGGATGGGTGTGTGTGGTAAGGCCGGGAAGGATCCTGTACGAGATGGAAGGTGTCACAGAAGAGCTCGCCCGCGAAGCGTTGCGGCTGGCATCCCACAAACTCCCGATAAAAACCCGATTCGTCTCGAGGAGCACGCAGTATGAAGCCTAG
- the rpmC gene encoding 50S ribosomal protein L29 produces MKPSEMRELSIEELKEKETELAQELFNLRFQRAANQLENKMKIGITRREIARVKTIIHEIERSAGNE; encoded by the coding sequence ATGAAGCCTAGTGAAATGAGAGAACTCTCCATAGAAGAGCTCAAGGAAAAAGAGACGGAGCTGGCCCAGGAGCTGTTCAACCTGCGATTTCAGCGGGCGGCCAACCAGCTTGAAAACAAGATGAAGATCGGTATCACGAGGCGGGAAATCGCACGGGTCAAGACGATCATCCACGAAATTGAGAGGAGTGCAGGCAATGAGTAG
- the rpsQ gene encoding 30S ribosomal protein S17: MSSQGNKRILNGRVVSDKMDKTIVVMVERTLMHPIYKKYIKRRKKYMAHDPENQCTVGDKVMIAENRPLSKRKRWVLKEIVEKAV, from the coding sequence ATGAGTAGCCAGGGCAATAAGCGCATACTCAACGGCAGGGTGGTCAGCGACAAGATGGACAAGACGATCGTCGTCATGGTGGAGCGGACGCTCATGCACCCGATTTATAAGAAGTACATCAAGCGACGGAAAAAATACATGGCACACGATCCGGAAAATCAATGCACTGTCGGCGATAAAGTGATGATCGCTGAGAATCGTCCGCTGAGCAAGCGGAAACGCTGGGTGCTCAAAGAAATCGTCGAGAAAGCGGTGTAG
- the rplN gene encoding 50S ribosomal protein L14, with product MIQMQSILNVADNSGARKLFTIKILGGSRKRYASLGDIVTVSVREAIPNARVKKGDVVKAVIVRTSKEVRRPDGTYIKFDDNSAVLINAQGDPIGTRIFGPVARELRAKRFMKIISLAPEVL from the coding sequence ATGATCCAAATGCAGTCCATTCTCAACGTCGCGGACAATTCCGGGGCCAGAAAACTCTTTACCATCAAGATTTTGGGCGGCTCGAGAAAGCGATATGCGTCTCTGGGCGATATTGTGACCGTTTCCGTGCGGGAAGCGATCCCCAACGCCCGGGTCAAAAAGGGCGATGTGGTCAAGGCCGTCATAGTCAGGACCAGCAAGGAGGTCCGCAGGCCCGACGGAACATATATCAAATTCGACGACAATTCCGCGGTACTCATCAACGCCCAGGGAGATCCTATCGGGACCCGAATATTCGGCCCCGTCGCCCGGGAGCTGAGGGCAAAGCGGTTTATGAAAATTATTTCGCTGGCGCCAGAGGTGCTGTAG
- a CDS encoding 50S ribosomal protein L24, with product MPVKKSNIKKNDTVQVISGKQKGRRGKVLRINLEKEHVLIENVNFIKRSLRPSSAHRQGGIVEKEGPVPLSNVMLVCPKCSEPVRVSKKVLEDGTKVRYCRKCDEILDK from the coding sequence ATGCCGGTAAAAAAAAGCAATATTAAGAAGAACGACACGGTGCAGGTGATCTCCGGGAAACAAAAGGGGAGAAGAGGGAAGGTGCTGAGAATCAACCTGGAAAAAGAACACGTTCTGATTGAAAACGTGAACTTTATCAAGCGAAGCCTCAGGCCGTCGTCGGCCCACCGACAGGGTGGCATCGTGGAAAAAGAGGGCCCCGTACCGCTGTCGAACGTGATGCTTGTGTGCCCGAAATGTTCGGAGCCCGTTCGCGTATCGAAGAAGGTGCTGGAGGACGGTACCAAGGTGCGCTATTGCAGGAAATGTGACGAGATTCTCGACAAGTAA
- the rplE gene encoding 50S ribosomal protein L5 has translation MARLKEYYKKDIIPKMMKDFSYRNIMQVPKVTKVVVNMGLGEALQNIKVLDSATEEIANMTGQHPVITRARKSIASFKLREGNPIGCMVTLRRERMYEFLDRLINASLPRVRDFRGVSPKGFDGRGNFTLGIKEEIIFPEISYDKIDKIKGLNITVVTTARTDEEGRALLTHLGMPFAK, from the coding sequence GTGGCCCGATTGAAAGAATATTATAAAAAAGACATCATCCCCAAGATGATGAAGGATTTTTCCTATAGAAATATTATGCAAGTCCCGAAGGTGACCAAGGTCGTGGTCAACATGGGATTGGGAGAGGCCCTTCAGAACATCAAGGTGCTCGACAGCGCCACGGAGGAAATCGCCAACATGACCGGGCAGCATCCGGTCATCACCCGGGCGAGAAAATCCATTGCGTCGTTCAAGCTCAGAGAGGGAAACCCCATCGGATGTATGGTAACCCTCAGGCGTGAGAGAATGTACGAGTTCCTCGATCGGCTGATAAACGCCTCACTCCCCCGGGTTCGGGACTTTCGCGGAGTCAGTCCCAAGGGATTCGACGGACGCGGGAACTTCACGTTGGGCATCAAGGAAGAGATCATCTTCCCGGAGATAAGTTACGACAAGATAGACAAGATCAAGGGTTTGAATATAACCGTCGTCACAACGGCGCGGACGGATGAAGAGGGAAGGGCGCTATTGACCCATCTGGGAATGCCGTTTGCCAAGTAG
- a CDS encoding type Z 30S ribosomal protein S14, whose amino-acid sequence MARKSLKAKAKRKQKFRVREYNRCPLCGRPRAYYRKFDMCRICFRKLASRGDIPGVIKSSW is encoded by the coding sequence GTGGCACGGAAATCTCTGAAAGCAAAAGCCAAAAGAAAGCAGAAGTTTCGTGTGCGTGAATACAATCGATGCCCCCTATGCGGGAGACCTCGGGCATATTATCGGAAATTCGATATGTGCAGAATTTGCTTTCGTAAGCTCGCATCCCGAGGAGACATCCCGGGGGTGATTAAATCCAGTTGGTAG
- the rpsH gene encoding 30S ribosomal protein S8: MSMTDPIADMLTRIRNGIQAKHEKVDIPSSNIKVDIAKVLMDEGYINGYKVIEDNKQNIIRIHLKYDDNTGVITKIRRVSKPGKRVYVKADKVPKVLRGFGVGVISTSKGVVSDQKAREEHIGGEFLLEVW; encoded by the coding sequence ATGAGCATGACCGATCCCATCGCGGATATGCTGACACGCATTAGAAACGGTATCCAGGCAAAACACGAGAAGGTGGATATCCCATCATCCAACATAAAAGTGGATATCGCCAAAGTGCTGATGGATGAAGGGTATATCAACGGATATAAGGTTATCGAGGATAATAAGCAGAACATTATCCGAATTCACCTGAAATATGACGACAACACGGGCGTGATCACAAAGATACGACGGGTGTCGAAACCGGGGAAAAGGGTATACGTCAAGGCGGACAAGGTGCCCAAGGTGCTCCGGGGGTTCGGCGTCGGTGTTATCTCCACGTCGAAAGGCGTCGTGAGCGATCAGAAGGCCCGAGAAGAGCATATCGGCGGGGAGTTTTTGCTGGAGGTGTGGTAG
- the rplF gene encoding 50S ribosomal protein L6: MSRIGKKPIEIPSGVTVEVTGDVVKVSGPKGSLSQSFSNGVSIDVTDAHIEVKSADGSRKARSFQGLYRALIANMVQGVSEGISKTLEINGLGYRAEVEGNNLTLNVGYSHPVKYELPEGISASVDKNTVITVSGIDKQLVGQVASEIRSIRKPEPYKGKGIRYLNEHIKRKAGKTGV; encoded by the coding sequence ATGTCACGAATAGGGAAAAAGCCGATCGAGATTCCATCGGGGGTCACCGTGGAGGTGACCGGAGACGTCGTCAAGGTTTCCGGCCCGAAGGGATCTCTGTCACAGAGTTTCTCAAACGGTGTTTCGATAGATGTGACGGATGCACATATCGAAGTAAAAAGCGCCGATGGATCAAGAAAGGCGAGATCCTTTCAGGGGCTGTATCGTGCCCTGATCGCAAACATGGTCCAGGGAGTCTCCGAGGGTATTTCAAAGACGCTTGAAATCAACGGTCTGGGATACCGGGCGGAGGTTGAAGGGAACAATCTGACGCTGAACGTGGGCTATTCCCATCCGGTGAAATATGAGCTGCCCGAGGGGATATCCGCCTCGGTTGACAAGAATACTGTTATCACCGTGTCGGGTATCGACAAACAGCTCGTGGGACAGGTTGCCTCGGAGATCAGGTCGATCAGGAAGCCGGAGCCGTACAAGGGAAAAGGCATCAGGTATCTCAACGAGCACATCAAACGTAAGGCCGGGAAGACCGGCGTGTAA
- a CDS encoding 50S ribosomal protein L18, with product MKSLQRKTERAIRRKRRTRLKIRGTSERPRLTVFRSNKHIYVQIIDDSKGVTLAASSTREKDLAKKFKKKGSGGNIDAAKQVGTDIAKKAKDAGVERVVFDRGSYLFHGRVKALADAAREGGLLF from the coding sequence GTGAAGAGCTTACAGAGGAAAACCGAAAGGGCGATCAGAAGAAAGCGGCGGACTCGCCTGAAAATCCGTGGTACGTCGGAAAGGCCCCGGCTGACGGTCTTTCGCAGCAACAAGCATATATACGTTCAGATAATCGATGATTCGAAAGGGGTGACCCTTGCTGCGTCGTCCACCCGGGAAAAAGACCTGGCCAAAAAATTCAAGAAGAAAGGCTCCGGCGGCAACATAGACGCGGCGAAACAGGTGGGAACGGACATCGCGAAGAAGGCGAAGGATGCGGGTGTCGAGCGGGTGGTGTTCGATAGGGGCAGCTATCTTTTTCATGGCCGCGTGAAGGCGTTGGCGGACGCCGCTCGCGAGGGCGGTCTCTTGTTTTAA
- the rpsE gene encoding 30S ribosomal protein S5 — MSVLPDDYELIDKVVHINRVAKVVKGGRRFSFSAIVVVGDGNGRVGYGMGKAQEVPEAIRKGVEKAKKSMVSIPLLESTIPYDVIGRYGSGKVLLKPASEGTGIIAGGAVRAVVETAGIKNILTKCLGSHNPHNLVKATLDGLMQLKSPREIAKIRGKSVEEISA, encoded by the coding sequence ATGTCAGTGTTACCGGATGATTATGAACTGATAGATAAGGTTGTCCATATAAACAGGGTGGCCAAGGTTGTAAAGGGCGGACGACGTTTTTCCTTTTCCGCGATTGTTGTGGTCGGCGACGGCAACGGCAGGGTGGGCTACGGCATGGGCAAGGCCCAGGAAGTTCCCGAGGCCATCAGAAAGGGTGTGGAAAAGGCGAAGAAGAGCATGGTCTCGATACCGCTTCTGGAATCCACCATCCCGTATGACGTCATCGGTCGTTATGGGTCGGGGAAGGTACTGCTCAAGCCGGCGTCGGAAGGTACCGGAATCATTGCCGGCGGGGCGGTCCGTGCCGTTGTGGAAACGGCGGGTATAAAGAACATTCTCACGAAATGTCTCGGCTCTCATAATCCCCATAATCTCGTGAAGGCGACCCTCGACGGACTGATGCAGTTGAAAAGCCCCAGGGAAATCGCTAAAATTCGCGGTAAAAGCGTCGAAGAGATATCGGCGTAA
- the rpmD gene encoding 50S ribosomal protein L30, producing MAKKNEKTIRVTQIRSGIGRPEKHRRVLKGMGLGKMHRTVELPDTPETRGMINKVCHLVKVEE from the coding sequence ATGGCCAAGAAAAACGAAAAGACAATCCGGGTTACGCAGATTAGAAGCGGGATCGGGCGTCCGGAGAAGCATCGGAGGGTGCTGAAGGGAATGGGTCTTGGGAAAATGCACCGGACCGTAGAGCTTCCCGACACCCCCGAAACCAGGGGAATGATCAACAAGGTTTGCCATCTGGTGAAGGTAGAGGAGTGA
- the rplO gene encoding 50S ribosomal protein L15, with protein MDLSSLKPTKGAVRKRKRVGRGEASYGKTAGRGHKGQRSRAGGRPRPGFEGGQMPLIRRVPKRGFTNIFKKEYAVINIRDLVRLEDNGTVDAAILVENKKIKKTKDGVKVLGVGDMEKALTVRAHKFSKTAKEKIEAKGGKAEVI; from the coding sequence ATGGATCTGTCCAGTCTGAAACCGACAAAAGGAGCGGTACGCAAAAGGAAACGGGTCGGCAGGGGTGAAGCCAGCTACGGTAAAACCGCGGGCCGCGGACACAAGGGCCAGCGGTCCCGTGCGGGCGGTCGACCCAGGCCCGGTTTTGAGGGCGGCCAGATGCCCCTCATTCGGCGCGTCCCGAAGCGCGGCTTTACGAATATCTTCAAAAAAGAGTATGCCGTTATAAATATCAGGGATCTGGTACGTCTCGAGGACAACGGGACGGTGGATGCGGCGATTCTGGTTGAAAACAAAAAAATCAAAAAGACCAAGGACGGTGTGAAGGTGCTGGGTGTGGGCGATATGGAGAAGGCGCTGACCGTCCGGGCGCATAAATTTTCAAAGACCGCCAAGGAGAAGATAGAGGCGAAGGGCGGCAAAGCGGAGGTAATCTGA
- the secY gene encoding preprotein translocase subunit SecY → MAEGFQNIFKIPELRRRLLMTFALLAVYRVGVHIPTPGIDAVALGEFFDQTAQGTLLGFFDMFAGGGLRNLSVFALGIMPYISASIILQLLTVVIPYLERLSREGEEGRKKITQYTRYGTVVLSAIQGLFIGFGLEQMTSPSGAPVVLTAGWSFRIMTVITLTAGTAFIMWLGEQITERGIGNGISLIIFAGIVARMPSAIIQSVGMMGEGGIEPLVFVAIIVMMVVVVGAIIFMERGQRRLPVQYAKRVVGRRMYGGSSTHLPLKINTSGVIPPIFASSILMFPLTIADFLLKDQMEQHIWLEKLVAQFYPTQIVYNVLYVLLIIFFCYFYTAVTFNPVDVADNMKRYGGFIPGIRPGKRTADYIDKVLTRITLVGAFYVSAVCVLPTILIANFNVPFYFGGTALLIVVGVALDFVQQIESHMITRHYEGFLKKGRVKGRR, encoded by the coding sequence TTGGCTGAAGGATTCCAAAACATATTTAAAATCCCCGAGCTGAGGCGGCGGCTGCTGATGACCTTTGCCCTGTTGGCGGTGTATCGCGTAGGCGTTCACATTCCAACCCCGGGCATAGATGCGGTGGCATTAGGCGAGTTTTTTGATCAGACCGCACAGGGTACGCTTTTGGGATTTTTCGATATGTTTGCAGGCGGCGGACTGCGGAACCTTTCTGTGTTCGCGCTGGGAATCATGCCCTATATCAGCGCCTCGATTATCCTGCAGCTTTTAACCGTGGTCATCCCGTACCTTGAGCGTCTCTCAAGGGAGGGGGAAGAGGGAAGAAAGAAGATCACCCAGTACACGCGATACGGCACGGTTGTACTGTCCGCCATACAGGGACTTTTCATCGGCTTCGGCCTGGAACAGATGACCAGCCCCAGTGGGGCGCCGGTGGTGCTGACGGCCGGATGGTCGTTTCGCATCATGACGGTTATTACGCTGACCGCCGGAACCGCGTTTATCATGTGGCTGGGCGAACAGATCACGGAACGGGGCATCGGAAACGGGATCTCGCTGATCATCTTCGCCGGTATCGTCGCCAGAATGCCGTCGGCGATCATACAATCAGTCGGCATGATGGGAGAGGGGGGCATAGAGCCCCTGGTGTTCGTGGCGATTATCGTGATGATGGTGGTCGTTGTCGGGGCGATCATATTCATGGAGCGGGGCCAGCGAAGACTCCCCGTTCAGTATGCAAAGCGGGTCGTGGGGCGTCGCATGTACGGCGGGAGCAGCACGCATCTTCCCCTCAAGATAAACACATCGGGGGTTATACCGCCGATTTTCGCATCATCGATCTTGATGTTCCCCCTGACTATTGCGGACTTTCTCCTCAAGGATCAGATGGAACAGCATATCTGGCTGGAGAAGCTGGTGGCCCAGTTTTATCCGACCCAGATAGTCTATAATGTATTGTATGTTCTCCTGATTATCTTCTTCTGTTATTTTTACACCGCCGTTACGTTCAATCCTGTGGATGTGGCAGATAATATGAAGCGCTATGGCGGATTTATCCCGGGAATCAGGCCGGGGAAGCGCACCGCGGATTATATCGACAAGGTACTGACGAGAATCACCCTCGTGGGTGCGTTCTATGTCTCCGCGGTCTGCGTATTGCCGACCATCCTGATTGCGAATTTCAACGTTCCGTTCTATTTCGGCGGCACAGCGCTTTTGATCGTCGTCGGCGTTGCGCTGGATTTCGTGCAGCAGATCGAGTCCCACATGATCACCAGACACTACGAGGGATTTTTGAAAAAGGGGAGGGTGAAGGGACGCAGGTAA
- a CDS encoding adenylate kinase: MNLVLLGPPGAGKGTQAKMLVDRYNIPQISTGDILRGAVAAGTKLGKEAKEYMDAGDLVPDDVVIGLVRERLQEPDCKNGYILDGFPRTVKQAESLDGILDALGDGISHVVSIEVDERELITRLTGRRTCKGCGAMYHVTFGPPKKDGVCDKCGGELYQRDDDKEETIVSRLKVYKNQTEPLIAYYSKKDLVRSIPGSGEIKEIFQRVTDVLDG, encoded by the coding sequence CTGAATCTGGTATTACTCGGACCCCCGGGGGCGGGTAAGGGAACACAGGCGAAGATGCTGGTGGATCGTTACAACATTCCTCAGATTTCCACGGGAGACATACTCCGAGGCGCGGTTGCCGCCGGCACAAAGCTGGGAAAAGAGGCGAAAGAGTATATGGATGCCGGTGACCTGGTGCCCGACGATGTTGTCATCGGGCTGGTGCGCGAGCGACTCCAGGAACCTGACTGCAAAAACGGGTATATTCTCGATGGATTTCCCCGCACGGTGAAGCAGGCCGAGTCCCTCGACGGAATCCTCGACGCCCTGGGTGACGGTATTTCCCATGTCGTCAGCATCGAGGTCGACGAACGGGAGCTTATTACCCGACTGACCGGAAGGAGGACCTGCAAGGGGTGCGGAGCCATGTACCACGTGACGTTTGGACCGCCGAAGAAGGACGGCGTGTGCGACAAGTGCGGCGGCGAGTTGTACCAGCGGGACGACGACAAGGAGGAAACCATCGTATCACGTCTGAAGGTCTATAAAAACCAGACGGAGCCTCTCATCGCGTATTATTCCAAGAAAGATTTGGTTCGATCGATTCCTGGATCGGGAGAGATCAAAGAGATATTCCAGCGCGTGACGGACGTGCTGGATGGTTAA
- the infA gene encoding translation initiation factor IF-1, whose product MAKEEAIEVQGTVSEILPNAMFRVELENGHTVLAHISGKMRMHFIKILKGDTVTVELSPYDLTRGRIIYRSK is encoded by the coding sequence ATGGCGAAAGAAGAAGCCATAGAAGTGCAGGGTACCGTTTCGGAAATTCTTCCCAATGCCATGTTTCGAGTAGAGTTGGAAAACGGACATACGGTGCTTGCCCATATATCGGGCAAGATGAGGATGCACTTTATCAAAATTTTGAAAGGTGATACCGTCACCGTGGAGTTGTCCCCCTACGATTTGACCAGAGGCCGGATCATTTATCGTTCCAAGTAG